A genome region from Tolypothrix sp. PCC 7712 includes the following:
- a CDS encoding tetratricopeptide repeat protein — protein sequence MTSNIQISPEVYQRVLTEKINEAILQASYLVRTQIYDQALKKYHQILNHITLLSNSEQRSYWLSYLLGYADIVYILQPLGKLTPQEQDKWIEWLEKVQQSVLNFHEDPRVIVQDLKQLAKVYQNLGRSELVAIAMQKATTAALQIPDPTTRTEQLIQLVSIWLASQQKAEAQELLTQALTSVEQISAEEPFSRSNSLSSIAMLYLQMGEPKRAIALAEKVAKDYSPESIIIEVVRDAIKRKDLHLAQAVIPKIQTLEFQAFCLGEIAVYWATHNQPRLGNRLFAKALKQVAKQEAAESHQATLIQIYNTSGQLTILLNAIQRLTHDGLKASVLAALAIVYAKAKQPQQLKQVLAQIQRLNDGEGILLNAAINAQEYNLAIALFKKLKNPSNFVYQSGLYQQLIQGLLRSQNLAQALEVAKQANRDLWTEERNLMLKEIALAYADNQQWSQAIAVAKQVKNTLIKPYQILTQAELAAKAPTIPEFTSLIQPAIAQAQTLTVIEHQALSLAAIAQAYLRIGETEQTQSFLQQAIKILQQVQDDENRSRLFAQTVEYLMSQKQYLAAFKIAQAHSTSQLLEYVYNTIYYEINVNNNIEIALPVVEAESLPDRQATTLLELARIYALQQRRQDALAYLNRAFVVAQQIADPESRTINRYENSPEPDYNDRRSQYTRLVKQYVALELPDQAQQVVAKVQDKSLRDYLQAWID from the coding sequence TTATCTCTTGGGTTATGCAGATATTGTTTATATACTTCAACCTTTAGGTAAATTAACGCCCCAAGAGCAGGATAAGTGGATTGAGTGGCTAGAAAAAGTTCAGCAATCTGTACTGAATTTTCATGAAGATCCTAGAGTAATTGTTCAAGATTTAAAGCAACTGGCAAAAGTTTATCAAAATTTGGGACGCAGTGAGCTAGTAGCGATCGCCATGCAAAAAGCCACTACAGCAGCGCTACAAATTCCCGATCCCACAACTCGCACCGAACAATTAATTCAATTAGTATCAATTTGGCTAGCATCCCAACAAAAAGCCGAAGCCCAAGAATTACTCACTCAAGCTTTAACCTCTGTGGAACAAATTTCGGCTGAAGAACCCTTTAGCCGCAGTAATTCCCTGAGTTCAATTGCCATGCTATATCTTCAAATGGGTGAACCAAAACGCGCCATAGCATTAGCCGAAAAAGTTGCCAAGGACTATTCTCCTGAGTCAATTATTATAGAAGTGGTACGCGATGCAATTAAACGAAAAGATTTGCATTTAGCCCAGGCTGTCATCCCTAAAATTCAAACATTAGAATTTCAAGCTTTTTGCTTAGGAGAAATAGCAGTTTATTGGGCAACTCATAATCAACCCCGGCTGGGTAATCGCCTGTTTGCTAAAGCACTGAAGCAGGTAGCCAAACAAGAGGCTGCTGAAAGCCATCAAGCAACCCTGATTCAAATTTACAACACATCAGGTCAGCTAACCATTCTGCTGAATGCAATTCAACGACTAACTCATGATGGGCTAAAGGCTTCAGTATTAGCTGCACTTGCTATTGTTTACGCCAAAGCCAAACAACCCCAGCAGTTAAAACAGGTTTTAGCACAAATTCAGCGTTTAAATGATGGGGAAGGCATACTATTAAATGCTGCTATCAATGCACAAGAATATAATTTAGCGATCGCGCTATTCAAGAAGCTGAAGAACCCCAGCAACTTTGTCTATCAATCTGGTTTGTATCAACAACTAATTCAAGGACTTCTGCGATCGCAAAATCTCGCTCAAGCGCTGGAAGTAGCTAAACAAGCCAATCGTGATTTGTGGACAGAAGAACGCAATCTGATGTTGAAAGAAATTGCGCTCGCCTATGCCGATAATCAACAATGGAGTCAAGCAATTGCAGTAGCTAAACAAGTTAAAAATACCCTAATCAAACCATATCAGATATTAACCCAAGCAGAACTCGCAGCGAAAGCACCGACAATCCCAGAATTCACCAGCTTAATTCAACCTGCAATTGCACAAGCACAAACCCTCACAGTGATTGAGCATCAAGCCTTATCACTAGCTGCGATCGCACAAGCTTATTTGCGTATAGGAGAAACAGAACAGACACAATCTTTCTTGCAACAAGCAATCAAAATTCTCCAGCAAGTACAAGATGATGAAAATCGCTCTCGTCTATTTGCTCAAACTGTAGAGTATTTGATGAGCCAAAAACAATATCTAGCTGCTTTCAAAATCGCTCAAGCTCATTCAACTTCTCAGCTATTAGAATATGTCTACAATACGATCTACTATGAAATCAATGTTAACAACAACATTGAGATTGCATTGCCAGTGGTGGAAGCAGAATCGCTACCAGATAGACAAGCTACAACACTACTAGAACTAGCCAGAATTTATGCTTTACAGCAACGTCGTCAAGATGCTCTTGCATACCTCAATCGCGCCTTTGTAGTAGCGCAACAAATCGCTGATCCAGAAAGCCGCACAATTAATCGTTACGAGAATTCACCAGAACCTGATTATAACGATCGCCGTAGCCAATACACGCGCTTAGTGAAGCAGTATGTTGCCTTAGAACTACCAGATCAAGCTCAACAAGTAGTCGCAAAAGTTCAGGACAAATCTCTGCGCGATTACCTGCAAGCTTGGATTGATTAG